TCGTCACGACGCGAATACCGAAGCGCGCAAGATCTCGCGCCATGGGCAAGGtcatggcggcaacggcgccCTTGCTGGCCGAGTATGAGATCTGACCCTTTTGGCCGTCGAAGGCGGCGGAACTGGCCACCATGATGACAATGCCGCGCTCTCCGTCCGGTCCCTCCTCTGTTTTGGCGATTTCAGCCACGCCCTGGCGGACAAGGTCCAGAGTCCCGCGCAGGTTGACGCCCAGGACGaagtcgacgtcgtcaaggCTGAAGGCGGCGCCATCTCGATCAAGGATCTTCAATAAGTCAGGGCTTTCGTTTCTCAGCTTGTCGGCCTTGAGTTCTTTTCAACATACCGTGGCCGGAGTCGAGACTCCCGCAGCAGGTATGACACCTCCAATCGGCTTGTTTGAAGCCTTGGCCCACTCGGCTGTGCCTTGAACAGCCTTTGTGATACTCTCCGTGTTCAAAACATCGCACACGAAGAATTTGGCAGATGACCCAACTTCTTTGACAAGTTCATGGCCATCTTCATTCATGTCAAGGATGGCAACATTGGCGCCGTTCTTGATGAGTTCAAGAGCGCATGCTTTGCCCAGGCCGGAGGCTCTGCAGGTCATGTCAGTAAACATGTGAAAGGTCGTGGCAACGGGGTGGCTGCATACCCTCCGGAAATGAGAAACGTGCGGTTTTCAATCTTCATAGTGAAAGGATGCTGCTCGAATCTAG
The DNA window shown above is from Metarhizium brunneum chromosome 1, complete sequence and carries:
- the scu gene encoding 3-hydroxyacyl-CoA dehydrogenase type-2; its protein translation is MKIENRTFLISGGASGLGKACALELIKNGANVAILDMNEDGHELVKEVGSSAKFFVCDVLNTESITKAVQGTAEWAKASNKPIGGVIPAAGVSTPATILDRDGAAFSLDDVDFVLGVNLRGTLDLVRQGVAEIAKTEEGPDGERGIVIMVASSAAFDGQKGQISYSASKGAVAAMTLPMARDLARFGIRVVTIAPSLFETRMTSMMSGKVRKSLEATFEFPKRSGQPEEFAGLVKHSIENVMLNGTVIRLDGGSRPSKI